One segment of Alnus glutinosa chromosome 2, dhAlnGlut1.1, whole genome shotgun sequence DNA contains the following:
- the LOC133861538 gene encoding uncharacterized protein LOC133861538, producing MKFFFRSCYRPKCSPSPPHEEANADANTDTHVSASLIVPSSRRNRLSSSASKSKSAAAAAAAKHWRPRLSMISEDNAGYAAKVFDKNCAARVSDKKSSSKPRSFGNSRSIADLDEYSCRNNSAPIVFPAFSPTPFMF from the exons ATGAAGTTCTTCTTCCGGTCATGTTACCGTCCCAAATGCTCCCCTTCGCCGCCGCACGAGGAAGCCAACGCCGACGCCAACACCGACACCCATGTGTCGGCGTCGCTCATCGTGCCTTCTTCCAGGCGCAACAGGCTCAGTAGTTCTGCTTCCAAGTCTAAGTCTGCGGCTGCGGCTGCGGCGGCTAAGCATTGGAGGCCACGGCTTTCGATGATATCAGAGGACAACGCCGGTTACGCCGCTAAGGTCTTCGACAAAAACTGCGCCGCACGGGTTTCCGACAAGAAATCCTCTAGCAAACCCAGATCGTTTGGCAATTCCCGCAGTATCGCCGACCTGGACGAATATTCCTGCAG GAACAATTCCGCACCGATTGTCTTTCCAGCATTCTCACCGACCCCGTTTATGTTTTGA